The Arachis hypogaea cultivar Tifrunner chromosome 14, arahy.Tifrunner.gnm2.J5K5, whole genome shotgun sequence DNA window GTTGAAAATTCATGTACACGTGAAGTTgttgaaaattattaaataatttaacatatttgattaaattattatttaacaatttcaattaacttcacataaaaataagGGTATGTAAATTTTTACTTTGTTAAAAAATGTGTGATGAAATTATGAGGTAGATGTCAAAACAAGTGAATTAAatccaataacaaaaataatattcgtataccaaaattaaaatcaatcattaaaatctgtcattaatatatttatatataaatatatgtgtagtttaatttatttttgatatgtatttatattttaatatatattttatattctctaattttgatagctaattttaattaatagaacAGATAGCATAGTCGATCAAATAATTATACCTGCTCCCACAATAGTGTGGATCTCATCAATGAAAAGTATAATTTGACCTTCGGATTCGCTTACTTGTTTGAGAACGGCTTTCAACTTTTCCTCAAATTGTCCCCTCAACTCTGATCCTGCAACAAGGCCACCTATATCAAGGGAAACAAGCTGCAAACAGAGAAGGTTTAACTCATAATTAGTTTTTGAGTATGTCATGTGTATATCAAAATCaatcactagtataaaatatatattttgaaatataaaatacacataaaaaataaactaacaatatatgtatttattatttatatataaatatatcgtaactgattttagtagttaattttaatatataaataatatttttaatctttGATGTATGTCTAGTGTGTTAGTTATATTTAGAGATTTGAGTTTAGGACTCAGGTTTGTGAGTTGGGATAGATGTTTCCAACGCATACCCTTCGATTCATTAGAACTTGAGGAACTTCTCCTTCAACGATTCTTTGAGCAAGCCTGTTTCAAAGATAGAGTTAAGTCAAGAATAGTAGTAAAGTATGTAGTTATGGAGCATCGCAACACATTACATACCCTTGGACAATGGCAGTCTTGCCAACACCAGGTTCTCCAATAAGAACGGGGTTGTTCTTCGTTCTCCGAGAAAGAACCTGGATACACCTTCTTATATCACCATCCCTTCTAGAAACTTTGTCAAGTTTTCCGGCTTTAGCCAGCTCTGTTAAATCTTCCCCATATTTTCCTAAGGCTGAATAATCAGCCTTCTTTTCAGGTCCTGTCACACCAAAATCAACCTAgctttataaaattcaaatgaTTACTATTTTACGTACATTAATTTAGTGAATCAATTTTGATAAAGTGAATGTAATTAGTAAACGGAAAAATTGATATAAGTAATAAGGAGTCAATTTTTAGTTTAGTCAATTTTTAggtttgactaaattattttttaataactcTTACCTATTAACTTCACGTCAAGTTAACTGGAGTTGAGTTTTTATGGTGAGACAATCACCTAAAGAAAAATGAAACATACTTAAAAGTTGATGGAGTAACGGGTAGAATTGGAGGCACCTTTTAGAGGGTGATCCCCTTTCTCTGTTTTGACTTGGCGATGGCGCAGATGGATCCCGATTGAGTCCAGATACCAACCACTCCGACCATGAAATCCCACAATTTCTAAATCCTTCATTGCGAAGTCGAATGGTGTCCCTTCTTCAACTCCGTACGGTCCATAGGTTTCTTGGACGAAATTAATGGCACCCCTCTTTTTCTTGGGATCCAGTATACTTTTATTACTTATGAATTTCAATGACCGTATGTACGGATTACCGCCATCCCTAGCTTGCAAGGGAAAATAATGCCCAGAAATACCAACAAGGAATTCACCTGGGTATTTTAGCTTAATCTACAAGacacatataataatataaaatgaagaaaggaaggaaaataaataatagaataagcttgttaatatatattataagatTATAACCTTTTCCTTTTTGGCCTTGAGTTTTGGATTAGATCCTCCATGTTTTGTTGCTTTGAAACGCTTACCGTGGTTATCATAAACCAAAGTGAGTGACATAATGTAGTCACGATGCTCAACATGGATTTCTCTGACACCGCTGAAACACCCATCGTCCCATCTTTCTCCGCCATTGCCTCCCCAGGGTCCTATTGTAAAcaccttctcctccatatttgaACTCCCTCCTCCAACTCTTCTCTAGTTCTTCTGAAGTACTAATAAATAATGCATGTATCCATAAGCTTAATATGTAAGCAGAGATATCTATGAGCATAGATGAGTCTTCTTTGGTTTCTTTCTTCTAGTTGACTGAAAGTATTCTCCAAAGTCGtcttcaaattaaaaatagataaaaacacGTGAACTATTTATTACTTACAAAaatttgtaaaatattaaaataatttttttgttgagattattttcttaaaatttaaatcttaaggGTAAAAAACATATATATGCCAAGGAGAGTTCAAAATTACGCAAATCAGCCAAACGAGATTTtcattcatcaatcaaccaaagcatactttaatgtaatttgaatcaataaaattcgaattatatttctacataattcgaattgatatagGTCGAATTATTTCCAAGCATTCTACCAAAATAGTTCGAATCAAGATGCATCGAATTAGGGGAGCATAGTTCGAATTATGTCAATTCGAATTAGTAAGATCACGTGTTAAGGAGGAAGTTCGAATcttgttgattcgaattactctagTTTGATAATTAAGGCTAATTCGAAAtgacttgattcgaattacatatataTAGTGCGAATGAGGATTATTCGAATTACTGTGAAGCAGAGCTCTATATATATGATGTGAACGTGAGTTGCTCTCAATAGAGGGGTCAGATGACTAGTGATGATAGTTTTCTAGTGTTGGTTCACAacagaggatcgattaagagaaaaactcgatccggtgtgaagttcaccgataaggatcctctctATATTATCGTGAGGCctacgacgagctatgatgaccttgttagctCTGTACTGGTGAAAAGGTTTAAGAAGTTTTCCTATCGCATTCCAACCATGGTACTCCAAGATActgtgaagtatgattgtttcacgatcgggagtgatgaggacttgcaggtcatgtttcattGTCGCCGGCAGTTTCCCGAGGTGAGGACACCAAAGCtattggcaaagttggttgatgtggtatccagctcgggGGGTTTGAACCGGAATACGCACACTTTAGCCACGGTGGTCGGTTCTAGCTCGAGACCTGCCGTTGCTTCTTCCTCCGTCCCTGCGTACGAGCCACCGATCTAGCCTGTCGCCTCCCCTTCGTTCGCTATTGATCTCAGCGGCAATGTTGGCAATGAGGTTGGTATAGGGGAACATCTTCCGACCTTAGTACAGTGTGCTACACCGGCTGGTGTTGGAGACGGATTGTTTGATGATCCAGATGACGATGATGTTgagccggatatgattgctgATGACATTGGCGATGATCTCGGAGCGAGTGACCCGAGAGGGGCTGCAGGTGgatctagctctggcacacagcagtacccaCCCCATTTTTCATCATTGGacctggatgccatgaggcaggatGGGCTTCCTGGGTAGCCTGCTGGATTTGGCGATAGAGATGGAGAAGGGTCTGCTGGtatgacagagttccaggttggtcagcaatttcatgataaagatgaggccctgttgagtgtgaagacttacagcatccgccgaggggtacagtacaaggtagttgagtctgactatcgccggtatgtgggaaagtgttctgagtttgggaatgggtgcacatggttgattcggttgagtctccggcagcgcaagggcatttgggaaGTCAAACGGTACAACAGACCGCATACGTGTCTCGCCACCTCTATCTCCAGCGACCAtaggagtttggattatcatgtgatagCGACATTCATTATGCCtatggttagggctgatgcatccgtcaacatcaaggtgctcctaaatgccacgGCCGCACACTTTGGGTTCAGGCCGACGTACAGGAGGGTCTGGCTGGTGAAGCAGAAGGCTGTTGCTGTCATctatggtgactgggatgagtcgtacaacgagctcccTAGGTGGGTGTTAGGAGTCCAGTTGACCATGCCTGGTACTGTAGCAGTCCTTCGGACTAGCCCTGTTCGAGTTGGGGGACAGCTGGACGAGTCTCAAGCTTATTTTCACAGGCTGTTCTGGACGTTCCCACCTTGTATTGAGGGATTCCGTCATTGCAAACCGTTGGTGagtattgacggcacccatctatatggcaagtatgggggaacgttgcttgtcgcgattgcacaggacgagAACTCCAACATACTCCTTGTGGCATTTGCACTAgtcgagggtgagaatgctgagtcgtggtccttctttctctcccacctccGTCAGCACGTGACACCGCAGCCAGGTCTGCTAgttatttcagataggcataacggcatcaaggccgcGCTTGAGGCTCCTAATGGGGGATGGCTACCTTCGGCTGCATACCGGACATTCTGTATTCGACACGTAGCAGCAAATTTTGCCCTTACGTTCAAGGGCAAAGACGCTCGGAGGCTTCTTGTGAACGCCGCATATGCCAAGACAGAAGTAgagtttgattactggtttgacaTTCTGCGCTCTGAGAATCTGGCGATGTGTGACTGGGCGAACCGGATTGAGTATTCGTTGTGGACACAGTATTGTGATGAGGGGCGCAGATTCGGGCACATGACGACCAATATCtctgagtgtgtgaactcaatcctGAAGGGTGTCAGGAACCTCCCTGTGTGCTCGCTGGTGAAGGCCACATACGGAAGGTTGGCTGAACTATTTGTCCgcaaggggagggaggccgaggACCAGCTGGGTaccggacaacaa harbors:
- the LOC112743361 gene encoding uncharacterized protein, producing MEKGLLVLLNATAAHFGFRPTYRRVWLVKQKAVAVIYGDWDESYNELPRWVLGVQLTMPGTVAVLRTSPVRVGGQLDESQAYFHRLFWTFPPCIEGFRHCKPLDENSNILLVAFALVEGENAESWSFFLSHLRQHVTPQPGLLVISDRHNGIKAALEAPNGGWLPSAAYRTFCIRHVAANFALTFKGKDARRLLVNAAYAKTEVEFDYWFDILRSENLAMCDWANRIEYSLWTQYCDEGRRFGHMTTNISECVNSILKGVRNLPVCSLVKATYGRLAELFVRKGREAEDQLGTGQQFSQHLVKCIEANLKTARCFTVTVYDRDNSKYTVAETTPTGSFSLGSYRVSLGFRHVIVDTSRHFIFRVRTH